The Halorussus salinus genome includes a region encoding these proteins:
- a CDS encoding SDR family NAD(P)-dependent oxidoreductase, with amino-acid sequence MGNLNADFADETVIVTGASAGIGRAVALAFGEAGATVVNADVREEPKADDEETPTHEKIEDSGGRAEYVETDVSDPDQIRSVIEAARELGGVDVMVNNAGVYTKTRFREVTPDEFERVHAVNARGTFFGTQIAANDMISRGEPGVVVNTSSDTQGRAAWDHSHYAATKGAIRMVTRSAALELAGEDVRVNAVAPGPVATEIREGWSEEAAELGPEGETPDLPLRAADPDELAGAYLFLASDDASYVTGETVWVDGGGHVC; translated from the coding sequence ATGGGCAATCTGAACGCAGACTTCGCCGACGAGACGGTAATCGTCACGGGCGCGAGCGCGGGCATCGGTCGCGCGGTGGCGCTCGCGTTCGGCGAGGCGGGCGCGACGGTCGTGAACGCGGACGTGCGCGAGGAGCCGAAAGCTGACGACGAGGAGACCCCGACCCACGAGAAAATCGAAGACTCGGGCGGTCGTGCGGAGTACGTCGAGACCGACGTGTCCGACCCCGACCAGATTCGGTCGGTGATAGAGGCCGCCCGCGAGTTGGGCGGCGTGGACGTGATGGTGAACAACGCGGGCGTCTACACCAAGACCCGATTCCGCGAGGTCACGCCCGACGAATTCGAACGAGTCCACGCGGTCAACGCCCGCGGAACCTTCTTCGGAACGCAAATCGCCGCCAACGACATGATTTCGCGGGGCGAGCCGGGCGTCGTGGTCAACACCTCGTCGGACACGCAGGGCCGGGCGGCGTGGGACCACTCCCACTACGCCGCGACGAAGGGCGCGATTCGGATGGTGACTCGGAGCGCGGCGCTCGAACTCGCAGGCGAAGACGTGCGGGTCAACGCCGTCGCGCCCGGTCCGGTCGCCACCGAAATTCGGGAGGGCTGGTCCGAGGAGGCCGCGGAGTTGGGTCCCGAGGGCGAGACCCCCGACCTGCCGCTCCGGGCGGCCGACCCCGACGAGTTGGCGGGCGCGTACCTCTTTCTGGCGAGCGACGACGCGTCGTACGTGACCGGCGAGACCGTCTGGGTGGACGGCGGCGGCCACGTCTGCTGA
- a CDS encoding DUF7504 family protein: MATDSGSAGRSDDRPDDEFTDFLSLLNEFKSTGCTLLVVGDARRELFTRASASLFGNPETLRYRLLAVTDASSRSVERRLPSPGDSPFALARTTKIANYEVTPRSVADAVPRSEEFDDIPETRVTDAELGGLRSALVSGVEEFAHRASGLRPAELRVGVDSVGTLLDHHGEAVVRECCRAVGRRVRDNDGMAHYVLRDAYDSDRVRALEREADAVIEIRAADPAADGRDAEQRWHVPDRGTTTNWVRL; this comes from the coding sequence ATGGCTACAGACAGTGGGAGCGCCGGGCGCTCGGACGACCGTCCGGACGACGAGTTCACCGACTTCCTCAGCCTGTTGAACGAGTTCAAATCTACGGGCTGTACCCTCCTCGTCGTCGGCGACGCCCGGCGCGAACTCTTTACCCGCGCCAGCGCCAGCCTGTTCGGCAATCCCGAGACGCTACGCTATCGCCTGCTGGCGGTGACCGACGCGAGTTCCCGGAGCGTCGAGCGGCGACTCCCGAGTCCCGGCGACTCGCCGTTCGCGCTGGCCCGGACGACGAAGATAGCCAACTACGAGGTCACGCCGCGGTCGGTCGCCGATGCGGTACCCCGAAGCGAGGAGTTCGACGACATTCCGGAGACGCGCGTCACCGACGCCGAACTCGGCGGTCTCCGGTCGGCGCTCGTCTCCGGCGTCGAGGAGTTCGCCCACCGGGCCAGCGGTCTGCGTCCCGCGGAGTTGCGCGTCGGCGTGGACTCGGTCGGAACCTTGCTCGACCACCACGGCGAGGCGGTCGTCCGGGAGTGCTGTCGGGCGGTCGGCCGCCGGGTCCGGGACAACGACGGGATGGCTCACTACGTCCTGCGGGACGCCTACGACAGCGACCGGGTGCGGGCGCTCGAACGAGAAGCGGACGCGGTCATCGAGATTCGCGCGGCGGACCCCGCGGCCGACGGGCGCGACGCCGAACAGCGGTGGCACGTCCCGGACCGCGGGACGACGACCAACTGGGTTCGGCTCTGA